A single genomic interval of Spirosoma linguale DSM 74 harbors:
- a CDS encoding Dimethylmenaquinone methyltransferase (PFAM: Dimethylmenaquinone methyltransferase~KEGG: reu:Reut_B5772 dimethylmenaquinone methyltransferase) — translation MNHQLAQFSTATLHEALGKAGNLPSAIKPIAPGMKICGPAYTVQTIPGDNKLLHRAYAYAQPGDVLVAHCSDYYEAGYWGDLMSLGAKTKGLAGLVIDACVRDADDIEAMGFPVFSRGLCIKGTSSIEGGRLNEPVVIGGVVVHPGDIIVGDRDGVVVVPKNRVQEVVEKATARETREESIREQLRQGKTSIQIYGWE, via the coding sequence ATGAACCATCAACTCGCACAATTCTCTACCGCCACCCTGCACGAAGCACTCGGCAAAGCAGGCAACTTACCCTCGGCCATCAAACCGATCGCGCCCGGCATGAAGATATGTGGCCCGGCCTACACAGTGCAGACGATACCGGGCGACAATAAACTACTGCATCGGGCCTACGCCTACGCACAGCCGGGTGATGTACTTGTAGCGCACTGCTCCGACTATTACGAAGCGGGCTACTGGGGCGATTTAATGAGTCTGGGTGCCAAAACAAAAGGCCTCGCCGGGTTGGTCATCGACGCCTGTGTCCGCGATGCCGACGACATCGAAGCGATGGGTTTTCCGGTGTTCAGCCGGGGGCTGTGCATCAAGGGTACGTCGAGTATCGAAGGCGGCCGATTGAACGAGCCCGTCGTTATTGGTGGCGTTGTGGTTCATCCCGGCGACATCATTGTGGGTGACCGCGATGGCGTTGTTGTGGTACCGAAAAACCGCGTCCAGGAGGTAGTTGAAAAGGCGACCGCCCGCGAAACCCGCGAAGAATCCATCCGCGAACAACTCCGACAAGGCAAAACATCTATTCAAATTTATGGGTGGGAATAA
- a CDS encoding 6-phosphogluconate dehydrogenase NAD-binding protein (PFAM: 6-phosphogluconate dehydrogenase NAD-binding~KEGG: spe:Spro_2089 phosphogluconate dehydrogenase, NAD-binding, putative-like protein), which translates to MGGNNQMKIALLGLGEAGSSFANDLASLGVTVVGYDPALKRDLSPAVTLAYSNAEAVLNADVILSVNLSAVAETIAAEVLPVLRPGQLYAEMNTASPDTKRRVEAIISPSGAQVVDVAIMAPVPPKGILTPFLVSGPGADRFAELLLPLGMNISVVSDQTGEAATRKLLRSIVYKGIAAVIGEAVDAGRSFGLEPYIREQILSVVGGNDALIDRFLEGSKTHALRRSHELEAVVAMLGAQHVEPVMSRATLTSLENLIERTQP; encoded by the coding sequence ATGGGTGGGAATAACCAAATGAAAATCGCACTACTTGGGCTGGGAGAAGCGGGGAGTAGTTTCGCTAATGACTTAGCCAGCCTGGGCGTAACCGTTGTCGGCTATGACCCGGCTCTTAAACGGGATTTATCACCGGCCGTAACCCTGGCCTACAGCAATGCAGAAGCGGTCCTGAACGCCGATGTAATTCTAAGCGTCAACCTTTCGGCAGTGGCGGAAACCATTGCGGCCGAGGTGTTGCCGGTTCTTCGACCGGGGCAATTGTATGCCGAAATGAACACCGCTTCGCCCGACACCAAACGCCGGGTCGAAGCCATCATCAGCCCCTCCGGCGCTCAGGTTGTGGATGTTGCCATCATGGCACCCGTACCCCCCAAAGGCATTTTAACGCCGTTTCTGGTGTCAGGTCCCGGTGCCGATCGGTTTGCGGAACTACTGCTTCCATTGGGAATGAACATAAGCGTGGTAAGCGACCAGACGGGCGAGGCCGCCACCCGAAAGCTGCTCCGGTCCATTGTGTACAAGGGCATTGCCGCCGTCATTGGCGAAGCTGTAGACGCCGGTCGCTCGTTTGGGCTGGAGCCGTACATTCGGGAGCAGATTCTGTCTGTAGTCGGTGGCAACGACGCCTTGATCGACCGTTTTCTGGAAGGCAGCAAAACCCACGCCCTCCGCCGAAGTCATGAGCTCGAAGCCGTTGTTGCCATGCTCGGCGCACAGCATGTTGAGCCGGTGATGTCGCGGGCC